A region from the Phoenix dactylifera cultivar Barhee BC4 unplaced genomic scaffold, palm_55x_up_171113_PBpolish2nd_filt_p 000274F, whole genome shotgun sequence genome encodes:
- the LOC103695723 gene encoding proline dehydrogenase 1, mitochondrial-like, which yields MAVVTRIPPGIRQHLLRSLSSLTSPPLNVTEKLAETAAAPPARILDLADTERLFASVPTGSLLRSLATLYALAFDPVVDLGTAVMRSRAVHASRLGGAAVVAAVRGTVFRHFCAGEGVEEAGRTLRELWEETGLKGVLDYGLEDASDGAACDRNLDGFLKAVEMASSLPPTSVSICVKITALCPISLLERISDLLRWEQKDPSSHLPWKALSFPIFSKSSPLYLTPSMPDPLTEEEEHELQLAHQRLSKLCERCSEANLPLLIDAEYASVQPAIDYFTYAAAFQFNREDQPIVYGTIQAYLRDSKERLVEVVQAAEREGISFGVKLVRGAYLTRETQLASSLGVPSPIHENIQATHRCYNDCALFMLERVSRGAGAVVLATHNIESAKIAAGMAEELGIRKGNQNLHFAQLMGMADGLSLGLRNAGFQVSKYLPFGPVNQIIPYLLRRAEENRGFLSSSAPDRQLLRMELTRRCKTALVGRV from the exons ATGGCCGTCGTCACCCGAATCCCTCCCGGAATCCGCCAACACCTCCTCcgatccctctcctccctcaccTCGCCCCCGTTAAACGTAACGGAAAAGCTCGCCGAAACTGCCGCCGCTCCGCCGGCCCGGATCCTGGACCTGGCCGACACGGAGCGGCTCTTCGCCTCGGTCCCGACCGGGTCCCTCCTCCGCTCCCTCGCCACCCTCTACGCCTTGGCCTTCGACCCAGTGGTCGACCTGGGAACGGCCGTGATGCGGTCGAGGGCGGTCCATGCGAGCCGGCTAGGAGGCGCGGCTGTCGTCGCGGCGGTCCGGGGGACGGTTTTCCGGCACTTCTGCGCCGGCGAGGGGGTGGAGGAGGCCGGCCGGACGTTGCGGGAGCTCTGGGAGGAGACCGGGTTGAAGGGGGTCCTGGATTACGGGCTGGAGGACGCGTCAGACGGCGCCGCCTGCGACCGGAATCTGGATGGCTTTCTCAAGGCGGTGGAGATGGCGTCATCGCTCCCGCCAACCTCG GTCAGTATCTGTGTGAAGATCACAGCTCTTTGCCCTATCTCATTGCTTGAAAGGATAAGTGACTTGCTGAGATGGGAGCAAAAGGACCCATCATCCCATCTTCCATGGAAGGCACTCTCTTTTCCCATCTTCTCCAAATCCAGCCCTCTCTATCTGACCCCTTCAATGCCAGACCCTCTAACAGAGGAAGAAGAGCATGAACTTCAATTAGCTCACCAAAGACTCTCAAAGCTTTGCGAAAGATGTTCCGAAGCCAATCTCCCTTTGCTGATTGATGCAGAGTATGCGTCGGTGCAACCTGCAATAGATTACTTCACTTATGCAGCAGCATTTCAATTCAATCGAGAGGATCAACCTATTGTTTATGGAACAATTCAGGCATACTTGAGGGACTCAAAAGAGAGGTTGGTAGAGGTAGTTCAAGCTGCAGAGAGGGAGGGAATCTCTTTTGGAGTAAAGCTAGTGAGAGGTGCTTATTTGACAAGGGAGACCCAATTGGCTTCTTCTCTGGGAGTGCCTTCTCCCATTCATGAGAACATTCAAGCAACACATAGATGCTATAATGATTGTGCACTGTTCATGCTGGAAAGGGTCAGTAGAGGAGCTGGTGCAGTGGTGCTTGCCACCCATAATATTGAATCCG CTAAAATAGCTGCAGGAATGGCAGAGGAGCTAGGGATCAGAAAGGGGAACCAGAACCTacactttgctcagctaatggGGATGGCAGATGGGCTCTCTCTGGGCCTCAGAAATGCAGGGTTCCAAGTGAGCAAGTACCTTCCCTTTGGACCTGTGAACCAAATTATTCCTTACCTTCTTAGGAGAGCAGAGGAGAACAGGGGATTCCTTTCTTCCTCTGCACCTGACAGACAACTCTTGAG GATGGAGCTAACAAGGAGATGTAAGACTGCACTAGTGGGAAGAGTTTAA
- the LOC120105379 gene encoding receptor-like protein EIX2, with amino-acid sequence MNNFGGLRIPEFVGSFRQLKYLNLSNAGLGGLIPTQLGNLSSLQYLDLYNGFDLSIDNALWISHLSSLRYLNMTGVEFGAGAHWLQALNMLPSIVEVRLHDCDINTIPLSLPHVNFTSLSVLDLSSNYINSTMPGWLFNISSLEHLDLSDNDIRGIIPPAIKNLASLEFLGLCKMQHMGLSGINISKKLHELDEVFMGCIKNSLDTLYMYNTQLSGYLPDWLGDFKMLKSLYLDSNSISGPIPASIGRLSVLQDLVLSYNMLHGTIPARFGRLAKLVSLDLRSNFLEGVISEEYFADLTELNYLDLSDNQLILNLTSDWIPTFQLQQLAIGSCKLGPQFPAWLRTQENISYLDLSSNGISSTLPDWFWKSFSQHISYLDISSNGIAGSVPDLTSLINIYMLNLSSNYFEGPLPNFNSSIMMLVDLSNNSFSGVIHLGKSTPNLQYLSLSTNNLSGKIPLSLCQPDFRVLDLSKNHLLGELPDCWNNSSFTLVKDFSSNNLSRSIPPSICQLPYLESLHLSNNNLSGELPLSLRSCVTLVTLDLGQNAFIGTIPTWIGESLLFLSILRLRSNKLVGNIPPNLSRLSALQILDLANNNLSGTIPSSFGNFTAMKVLRKTNETISNYPDYIENLQVTMKGSDNEYAIFLSLVIAMDLSDNNLSGKIPEELASLLGLVSLNLSGNHLIGEITEKISALQQLQSLDLSRNSLYGGIPSSVIALTFLSHLNLSYNNLSGRVPSGNQFQTFTDSSIYVDNPGLCGFPLAQKCKDDETNQGPNAVGGDEQNDNAMDEEGSEIEWLYMSMGLGFAVGLWAVFGPLLFNRKWREAYFRLIDQVYDMVYVALAVTFNRFKEHNAAA; translated from the exons ATGAACAACTTTGGAGGACTTCGCATCCCAGAATTCGTGGGCTCATTCCGTCAGCTCAAATATCTTAACCTCTCCAATGCTGGTTTGGGTGGACTGATCCCAACCCAGCTTGGGAATCTATCGAGCCTCCAATATCTTGATCTCTACAATGGTTTTGATCTCAGCATTGATAATGCCCTCTGGATTTCTCATCTTTCTTCCCTACGATATCTGAATATGACGGGTGTGGAATTCGGAGCAGGTGCTCACTGGCTGCAAGCACTAAACATGCTTCCTTCTATTGTTGAGGTACGCTTACACGATTGTGACATCAACACCATTCCGCTCTCTCTTCCACATGTGAATTTTACTTCACTTTCTGTTCTTGATCTTTCTTCGAATTACATTAATTCGACGATGCCTGGTTGGTTGTTCAACATAAGTAGTCTTGAGCACCTTGATCTCAGCGACAATGATATTCGGGGCATCATTCCTCCTGCAATTAAGAATCTAGCTTCGCTTGAGTTTCTTG GTCTTTGCAAGATGCAGCATATGGGATTGTCGGGCATTAATATCAGCAAAAAATTGCATGAACTTGATGAGGTGTTTATGGGATGCATCAAAAACAGCTTGGATACTCTGTACATGTACAACACCCAGCTTAGCGGTTATTTGCCGGACTGGTTGGGGGACTTCAAAATGCTCAAGTCTCTTTATTTGGATTCCAACTCAATTTCTGGTCCTATTCCCGCATCAATTGGAAGATTGTCGGTACTTCAAGATTTGGTTCTTTCCTATAATATGCTGCATGGGACTATCCCAGCGAGGTTTGGAAGGCTTGCGAAGCTAGTTTCATTAGATCTCAGGTCAAACTTTTTGGAGGGTGTCATATCTGAAGAATACTTTGCCGATCTCACCGAACTGAATTATTTAGATTTGTCAGACAACCAATTAATTCTGAATCTGACGTCTGATTGGATCCCCACTTTTCAGCTTCAGCAGTTAGCTATTGGTTCTTGCAAGTTGGGACCACAATTTCCAGCATGGCTCCGGACGCAAGAAAACATTTCCTATCTAGATTTGTCTAGCAATGGAATTTCAAGCACTCTGCCAGATTGGTTTTGGAAGTCATTTTCCCAGCATATAAGTTACTTGGATATCTCCAGCAATGGAATCGCAGGTAGTGTACCTGATCTAACAAGCTTAATCAACATTTATATGTTGAATTTAAGTTCTAACTACTTCGAGGGTCCTTTGCCAAATTTTAATTCTTCTATAATGATGCTGGTAGACCTATCAAACAATTCATTTTCAGGAGTGATTCATCTTGGCAAAAGTACCCCTAATTTGCAATATCTCTCCCTTTCCACAAATAATTTAAGCGGTAAAATTCCTTTGTCTCTTTGTCAGCCCGACTTTAGAGTTCTTGATCTTTCAAAAAATCACTTATTGGGTGAGCTCCCTGATTGTTGGAACAACTCTTCCTTTACCTTGGTCAAGGATTTTTCAAGCAATAATCTATCTAGAAGCATTCCTCCGTCAATCTGTCAATTACCATATCTTGAATCGTTGCATTTGAGTAACAATAATCTATCAGGAGAACTCCCATTATCCTTAAGGAGTTGTGTGACTTTAGTTACTCTTGATCTTGGGCAGAATGCATTCATTGGCACAATACCTACTTGGATAGGAGAAAGTTTGTTGTTCTTGAGTATCCTTCGTTTAAGATCAAACAAGCTTGTTGGAAATAttcctcctaatctatcaagactAAGTGCTCTTCAAATCCTGGATCTTGCTAATAACAATTTATCAGGAACCATTCCTTCGAGCTTTGGGAATTTCACTGCCATGAAAGTGTTACGGAAGACTAATGAAACCATTTCAAATTATCCTGATTACATTGAAAATTTGCAAGTGACCATGAAAGGAAGTGATAATGAGTATGCCATATTCCTTTCACTTGTGATCGCTATGGATCTTTCAGACAATAACTTGTCTGGTAAAATACCAGAAGAATTGGCCAGCCTTCTTGGACTGGTGAGTTTAAACCTGTCTGGAAATCATCTGATAGGAGAGATCACAGAAAAGATCAGTGCATTGCAACAGTTGCAATCACTTGACTTATCAAGAAACAGCCTTTATGGTGGAATTCCTTCGAGCGTGATTGCCCTAACTTTTTTGAGTCACTTGAACTTATCATATAACAACTTGTCAGGAAGAGTTCCATCAGGTAATCAGTTTCAGACCTTCACCGACTCGTCTATCTACGTTGATAATCCTGGTCTTTGTGGGTTCCCATTAGCTCAAAAGTGCAAAGATGACGAGACAAATCAAGGTCCAAATGCTGTTGGAGGGGATGAGCAAaatgataatgccatggatGAAGAAGGATCTGAAATCGAGTGGTTGTATATGAGCATGGGGCTAGGATTCGCGGTTGGTTTATGGGCTGTTTTTGGTCCATTATTATTCAACAGAAAATGGAGAGAAGCCTATTTTCGACTTATAGATCAAGTTTATGATATGGTTTACGTGGCCTTGGCAGTGACTTTCAATAGGTTTAAAGAGCACAATGCTGCAGCATAA